The window GCCCATGACAGACCACTATCTAAACTCATAgctccttccttttcttccttctttttttcttctttttctttttctttctcaacaaCTTCTCTTGCCTTTCATCATCAAAGTTTTGGTGTTTTCAAGATAAAACTACTTGGGAAAGTTTCTAATTATGGATGACAAAGTTTTGGTGTTTTCAAGATAAAATGACTTGGGGAAGTTTCTAATTATGGATGGCCGGAGttttttttacaagaaatGGATTCATTGGTTTGGCCGATTAATTCTGTTCTTCTTGGCAAATTGTGTGGATGTTCATCACAAAGACTTGGTTGGTCGGTAGAAACATCTCTTTTCTTATAATGAAAAAGTcataccaaacaaacaaacaaacaatccaaccaaccaaccaaccaaccaaccttCGTTCAAGGTGGAATTCTAATTGATATTACAATACAACATGTGAATAAAAGATTCACAATGCCACCTTGAAAGCGATCGGGTTGGAGGGATCCAGAAAACTAACAACAAATTCAAGAAAAGGGAGGAGGAGTTGTTGTTCTTACTCGTCATCGCAATCATCGTTCTTGTAAGAAACAAGAGTGTCCACTTTGTGAATCTGCATcaacaccatttataatgtTTAAGTTGGTTGCTTGCAGGGGTGAGCTGAACAAAATAAGTTATGCCATTTGCTTACCTTTGTATCGAAAGAATGGAGCTTCACCATTTGTGGATTAGCAATCAGTTTGGGGTCACTCTCGATCCAAGTAAATGGAACTGCAAGATCTTTATCAGTGTATGCTAACACATCAAATACACCTGAGATAACAAAACATCagagaacacttgattgagcaTCATGGATCATATCATCAACAAGCAAAAGGGATCTCACACATCTACATTATCTTTTAAACTCATGAATCATTATGAACTAATGATTGCGTGTTAGAATATAAACAAGGAGGATCAGAATTCAAATCCCATAATGACACactccaagcccaccgctagcagatattgtcctctttgagctttctcttataagaaatgttccgttcccttctccaaccgagaGATCTTACACACACATACCTAACTATTCAAACTATAGAACTCAAATCTCATTGATTCAGATTGCGGCCTAACAATCGTCATGTTACGCCAATCCTCTGAAAATAACCAATGTAGGGTTCATCTCGGTTGGACAAGAATTGATGCTTGAAGCAACACTTGCATAATGATAATGACATCATGATGGAAACTACATGACATCCCATGGATTCAGAACCGGCCTTAGACATTGGGGATTTAGAACTCAAATCCCTTAAAAAGAGACACATGGCTAACTATTCAAGTTATGTTCAGATTGACTATAAAAGTAATGTTTTAATGATGAAAAAATTCATATGACATCCTACCGATTCAGAATGTGGCCTAGAAATTGTCATTTAAACTCATGAATCATTATAACTAGCCATGGATCATGATGGAAATTACATGACATCCCATGGATTTAGAACTGGCCATAATTAACAATATCATGTCACATCAATCCCAAAAGTAATAAATGATACATAATTGTACAGCTTGCCAACACTTACAGGGTTCATCTAGGCAGGGCAAGTAAGTGATGCTTGAAGCAATCTGTCTCATAATAGCCTGGATCTCTCTCATTATTTCCTTATCACTCTTTTCCCTCGACACCCTGCAACAATATCATCTAATCAATGCAAAATCCAGAAATTTGTGAAAGGGAGGAGAAGTTTTCGGTTGAGATTATTACCCTTGATCTACAACCTCTCCATCAGTTTCAATT is drawn from Cucurbita pepo subsp. pepo cultivar mu-cu-16 chromosome LG09, ASM280686v2, whole genome shotgun sequence and contains these coding sequences:
- the LOC111802177 gene encoding mitotic spindle checkpoint protein MAD2 — translated: MASKTASKDIITLRGSAAIVSEFFGYAANSILYNRGLYPEESFARVKKYGLPMLLTQDEGVKTFISNLTAQLSEWLEAGKLQRVVLVIMSKANNEVLERWNFRIETDGEVVDQGVSREKSDKEIMREIQAIMRQIASSITYLPCLDEPCVFDVLAYTDKDLAVPFTWIESDPKLIANPQMVKLHSFDTKIHKVDTLVSYKNDDCDDE